The following proteins are co-located in the Peptococcaceae bacterium 1198_IL3148 genome:
- a CDS encoding HAMP domain-containing sensor histidine kinase — translation MKKSIVFKWFVLTALLFSTMFLFIGITQNYFFEKYYIDKKADALQQNMNEYSDLAAKKGTEAASEELYKNNHVWITKLDEYGRIWNVENYYIEVKLKDESQGNLQIPMYSFEGKFFSDILSSLKVGDEVIIDTVNIAGERIPYQISTDSTGVVNLNIANKLHGRNADKAYSHLTTGLFRGTITKTAFPERMEYIAFPYQERYFLQQVKEFQAGLLANNANPLQRTEELSATENFAQYKIIIKPVVENGVTRYIFAMTSLQPVNEAIAVIRQFYPYFFGLSLLCIIVLAFIFSKWLAKPLLSINRITGQIANLDFTEKLPVRSEDEIGQLSQSINELSSRIEAYIGKLKQDLDKEKQLENTRKEFIAGVSHELKTPLAVMKSCLSILKDGIAAEKRDHYFQAMEDEIERMDLLVVNMLDLAKFQSGTYKPEMAPFEIDKVITEVCWSLAEQIQQKNLSLTLNLCTLRVVGHKGLISRVITNFLSNAIWHANNGHAIVVAVKGNGQTAETSVENQGKPISETDRGKIWDQFYRVEAMTSKAGTGLGLSISKEILELHQAAYGVENTKDGVCFFFSLPVQS, via the coding sequence ATGAAAAAAAGTATAGTTTTTAAATGGTTTGTGCTGACAGCTTTATTATTCTCAACGATGTTTTTATTCATTGGCATCACGCAAAATTACTTTTTTGAGAAATATTATATTGATAAGAAAGCGGATGCTCTCCAACAGAATATGAACGAGTATTCAGATCTGGCAGCGAAAAAGGGAACGGAGGCCGCATCAGAAGAACTTTATAAAAATAACCATGTCTGGATTACAAAGCTGGATGAGTATGGACGTATTTGGAATGTGGAGAATTACTATATCGAAGTGAAGTTGAAGGATGAATCCCAGGGTAATTTGCAAATACCCATGTACTCCTTTGAAGGAAAATTTTTTTCTGATATACTCTCTTCATTAAAAGTCGGCGATGAGGTAATTATTGACACCGTTAATATAGCAGGTGAAAGGATACCTTATCAGATATCGACTGATTCGACGGGAGTTGTAAATTTAAACATTGCCAACAAGCTGCATGGGCGCAATGCCGATAAAGCTTATAGTCATCTGACAACTGGTCTATTCAGAGGGACGATAACCAAAACTGCATTTCCGGAACGAATGGAGTATATTGCCTTTCCTTACCAGGAACGTTATTTTTTGCAACAGGTAAAAGAATTTCAAGCCGGTCTGCTGGCTAATAATGCGAACCCTCTTCAGCGAACAGAAGAACTTAGTGCAACAGAAAATTTTGCCCAATATAAGATAATCATTAAACCGGTAGTTGAAAACGGGGTAACGAGATATATTTTTGCCATGACCTCTCTGCAGCCTGTGAATGAAGCAATAGCGGTTATACGGCAATTCTATCCTTACTTTTTTGGGCTTAGCCTTTTGTGTATTATAGTTTTGGCATTTATTTTTTCCAAGTGGCTGGCCAAGCCACTGCTATCCATCAACCGGATCACAGGGCAAATAGCGAACCTGGATTTTACCGAAAAACTGCCGGTGCGTTCTGAGGATGAAATTGGTCAGTTGTCCCAAAGTATCAATGAACTGTCCAGCCGGATAGAAGCGTATATTGGTAAGTTGAAGCAGGATCTTGATAAAGAGAAACAGTTGGAAAATACACGGAAGGAATTTATTGCCGGGGTATCCCATGAATTGAAAACGCCCCTGGCGGTGATGAAAAGTTGTCTATCTATTTTAAAAGACGGCATTGCAGCTGAAAAAAGAGACCATTACTTTCAGGCAATGGAAGATGAAATAGAGCGGATGGACTTGCTGGTTGTTAATATGCTGGATCTAGCTAAGTTCCAATCCGGTACCTATAAGCCTGAAATGGCTCCTTTTGAAATAGATAAAGTGATTACCGAAGTATGCTGGTCACTGGCTGAGCAAATACAGCAGAAAAATCTCTCGCTTACATTGAACCTTTGTACTCTAAGGGTAGTGGGGCATAAAGGGCTAATCAGTCGCGTGATTACTAATTTTCTGAGTAATGCAATTTGGCATGCAAACAATGGACATGCCATTGTAGTTGCTGTAAAAGGCAACGGGCAGACAGCAGAAACCAGCGTAGAAAATCAGGGAAAGCCGATATCAGAAACAGACCGGGGAAAGATATGGGACCAATTCTACCGTGTGGAGGCGATGACATCCAAAGCTGGTACCGGTTTGGGACTTTCTATATCCAAGGAAATACTGGAACTTCACCAAGCGGCTTATGGTGTGGAAAATACTAAAGATGGCGTCTGCTTTTTCTTTTCACTGCCGGTACAGTCATAA
- a CDS encoding GDSL-type esterase/lipase family protein — protein sequence MRILVMCLLIGILLLGTTACGNTTAEEDVTTEFENSVFVGDSITAGFAVNEILPEERVIAGAGATAGFIYDDVDDLVAKNPDNVFIMLGSLDVLMPVDNPKELFRNDLAKLVDKIKEELPDSKIYLQSITPVTQGALDQYPRYKEIGEYNEIIKELADQLSVNYVDIGVLVNENTDLFAEDGVHFKKEFYHLWLNKLSKSL from the coding sequence ATGAGAATACTAGTGATGTGTTTGCTGATAGGCATTCTTCTGCTTGGTACGACTGCCTGCGGAAATACAACTGCTGAAGAAGATGTTACAACTGAGTTTGAGAACAGTGTATTTGTGGGAGATTCCATTACCGCAGGTTTTGCAGTTAATGAAATCCTGCCGGAAGAACGTGTAATAGCCGGGGCAGGAGCCACCGCTGGGTTTATTTATGATGACGTTGATGATTTGGTTGCCAAGAACCCTGATAACGTCTTTATCATGTTGGGCTCATTGGATGTCCTCATGCCTGTGGATAATCCTAAAGAATTATTCAGAAATGATTTAGCGAAACTGGTTGACAAAATAAAGGAAGAGTTGCCAGACAGTAAAATATATCTGCAATCCATAACACCTGTGACACAGGGGGCTTTAGATCAGTACCCTCGCTATAAAGAAATAGGGGAATATAATGAGATTATAAAGGAACTAGCGGACCAATTGTCAGTTAATTATGTAGACATTGGAGTATTGGTAAATGAAAACACCGATTTATTTGCTGAAGATGGAGTTCATTTCAAGAAAGAATTTTACCACTTGTGGCTGAATAAACTTTCTAAATCATTATAA